AAGGTTCGTCCGGATAAAAGGGAAGCGGAGGAGGCTGCGGGGCCAGCGAGGATCGGGCCATGGAGGCGGCGGGGGCGCTGGGGGCCGGAGTGGCGCTGCTGCTGGGGCTCTACGCGCTGCTTTACTACAACTTCGGGACGGCCACCTGGTGCCGGAACACGGTCAGCCTGCGGGGCAAAACGGTGCTCATCACAGGTCAGCTGGGCAGGAAGAGGGGTTGGGGGCATGCCtctctcatttcttcttcttatcttcttcttattcttttctttcttttctttctttctttttttctttctttctttctttctttctttcttctcttcttccttcctttccttttctcttctttctttcttcttccttcttctttttcttcctccctccctgtctctctctctcttccttccataagcccccctctcctttctctccctctctttctttctctctctctcctctccccttccataagcccccctcctcctttctctccctctctttctctttctttctctctctctcatcctccctTCCAtaagcccccctcctcctttctctcctctctttctcttctttctctctctctctctcatccccccTTCcataagcccccctcccctttctctccctctctttctctttctttctctctctctctctctcatctcccttccataagcccccctcctcctttctctccctccttctctttctttctctctctccctctcatcctcCCTTCCATAAGCCCCCCTCCCACCTCAGGGGCTCCGCGCAGATCAACCTCCCGGAGCAAAAGCGCAGCGCGAAGGTCCACGGGAGACGGGGGGGAAAGGCGACCCCAACCCAGGTTTCTCCGCGGAGGTCTGCCCCATCCCGGTCCAGCTTGAGCCAAAGGCGCTTTTTCGGGCCAGAAAAAGCCCCTCGGGGGACAAAGCGGGTCAGGACTGAGCCAGGAGGCTCCGCAGAGGCCAGCCGTTCCCCGGGGGCTTCCATCCAGGTCCAGCTTGagccaaaatatttttatttttattgttttatttatttggtcaGGCATGTCTTAGATAACATATGTAAGTAGAAAGAAGATTTTGGAGCCATGAAATGGATaccaataaaaagaaacattgggAGAAGGAGTTAGGTGTAACGATGTGTATGTTTTATGctatatttcagtgtttctcaaccttgacaacttgaagtcctgtggacttcaactcccagaatcccccagccagcatagctggctggggattctgggagttgaagtccacaggacttccaagttgccaaggttgagaaacactgcttatATTTCAAGTTCAATTGTTATGCCTCTTTAGAAGGTTAGGAAGCAATTAGCTTTCTTAACGACAGTCCCCTGGGGCAGAAAGGAGCTTTAAGATGGCTGCTGTTGCTGAATAACTACAAGCCTCCAGTTCAAGCTCCTGGCTGTCTGCCTTCACTTTATGCCAAATCATCACATGGGAccgggagtgggaagggaagaggcATGGCAACAAACAGCAACCCAAAAGAACATTCCTTTCCCTGGCTGTGGAGTCCGGGAACATATCTGAACCACTGGCCAAAGTGGAGGGAGCGGGATATAGAGCTGGTGTTTGCAAGACCTGATGCAGACAAGTGGACTAATCAGCTGAAAGCAGCACACTTCTAATATGTGTGGACAGAAATGTGTGCCGAGCATGGCCAGCAAGTGGGGAGACCACTGCAAGAGGACCAAAAAGAAAACAGGGGTACCGTTTGCAAAGTTTGAAGCACGCTGCACCCCGAGAAGAGAAAAAACTCCACAGTGTTCTATGAGAGAATCCAGTGTGGAGGTGAATCTGCGGACGAATGAGTGATCCCAGCTGCGCTTGCTCGCCAAAGGCTGTGCTTTTTATGATGCTGGAGATATGATTAAAGGCCGTATTCTGATGGGCTAGTAAGTTTAAGGAAGGTCTCAGGATATATGCTGCAGGAAGAAGACTTTAAACCTTGAGAAAGCCGTAAGGATTGCCAGAGCAAATGAAATATCAAGAAAGGATGTGCAGATCCTGGAAGGAACACAGCACCAGATCAATGCCATAGATACGGTCAAGAAAGGGCGCGCAGAGGAACAAAAGGCACCTGTGgccctgggacaagtaacagagaaGCAGCTTGTGGATATTGTGGAAATATGCACCACAAAAACAGCGTCTGTCCCGCAAGGGGGCAAATATGCAAatatgcaagaaaagaggagactTTGCCAGGGTGTGTTTAACTGTCTCCACGAACCAGAAGGCCACAAATGTGGGCTGTACACGCCATGgagtgtaacgttcccgtggttcgtccatgaggccaatgtggagaaaagacaggacacgacctttctcgggatggagcgacgacccagattgggggtccccttttattgagatagacaaaggcaggaggagcaatagcatgtggttaaaacacgcctgtaaaagtacaatttctaatataCTGCTCAGTCTATGTATGGTCAAATCCTAGgtgtcaatggtagggcacatctcagaatgttatgttatgcgctatcaggatgttatggagttttaggagtttgttttctcctgtgtggttcagcgtggctctgcatgccctggtatgaactaggccatgggtgacacacacctacacaaggaactatattacaacaatagAGGACAATGATGACAATGCAGGGTCAGACTCGGACTGCTCCCCGATAGATCTTGCAGCCATACAGAAACACATCAGTCTGCAGATGAAGCCAATGTAACATGACAGATGTGGGGGGGGCAACAAAACTCCAGTTATATTCATAATAGATACTGGAGGACAGGTAAATTGTGTGCCAAGCCACATATATCTGGAACATCTCAGGAATGAATCCCCCACTGAGACTCTGGACCCACCGAAATTAATGGGTGGTGAAAAGCTGAAGTAATGGGTCGCTGTCGTGTAAAATGCAAACTACGAGGGATctgaagttcagcagtttggctgttcaaatcccaccaggctcaaggttgactcagccttgccatccttccgaggtgggtaaatgaggaccggattggttgttggggggcaaatatgctgactctgtaaaccgcttagagagggctgaaagccctatgaagcggtatataagcctaactattgctatctgAAAGGGACTTACAATTGTTTGTGATAGAAACACAAGTCCCAGCCCTGCTTGGTCTCAAACAAGGACTTGTGAAGATCATAATGACTGTGGATGGTGGGGCATAGAGGTCTGATGGAAGCTGACGTTAAACGTGAGTACTGTGATCTATTCACGGGCCTGGGGTGTCTCCCCGGCATAAGCCACATGCGTGTAAAGAGGCTGCACAGCCTGTCATCCATGCCCCAAGGAAAATACCTCTAACTCTTGTGGATCAAGTGAGACAGGAACTACAGAAGGTAGTTTTTGAGATAGCTGCTGCTGAATAAGACAAGCCTCTAGCTCAAGCTCCTTGCTGTCTGCCTTCACTTTATGCCAAATCATCACACTTGGcacgttggtgcacttatgcacgccccttatcTGAAGGGCTTTGCACTAAaattgagggggggagggggagccaaTCTTCACAACCTTTAGAAGCTAATTCCAGGCAAACACCAGTAGATCAccagtgttgtaatatagttccttgtgtaggtgtgggtcacccatggcccagttcataacagggcatgcagagccacgctgaatcacacaggagaaaacaaactcctaaaatgccataacatcctgatagcacataacataacattctgagatgtgctctaccaatgacgcccaggatttgaccatatacagacagaacttccctgagcagtagattagaaattgtacttttacaggctgtttataaccacatgctgattgctcctcctgcctttgtcctatcgcaataaaaggggctaccagatcctctccatcccgagaaagatcgtgtcctgtcttttgtcaacattggcctcatgggcgaaccacgggaacgttacacacCAATCATATAAGAAAGTGCAgagcaaagagaaagaaggaaaactcAGATGCAGAGCAGGAAGCACACCCAGAACTTACAGTAAATGCCTGCTTACAAATGGTCAAAGTTTAGGGAAGAAACAGGGTGAGCTTGAAACACTAGTTACCTGAAGGTAATTATGAGATAGTTGCCCTTAGAGAAAGCTGTGGGATGAAGCTCGTGACAGGAATctactgattaaaaaaaatgcaaaactatTCACACAAAAAGGGTCTaacaaaagaggagggggagctgCGTCATATGTTAAAGGACCCTTCCACAGAGTTGCACAAAACCAAGGATGAAAACCTCCTCCTAGGATCCAGATGGGTCAacataaaagggaaaaagaagtgACATTGCCATAGACGTAAACTcccaccctcaaaacgatgctatagagcactgcagaccaagacaactagacacaaggacagtgtaGGTCATAATCATGGTTAAATATTAATTATAAGTTACAACAACAATTGATACATCGTAAGACACCActattttttctgcagtcctaactatccgcTGAAGTCTGCCCCCCGTCCTGCGTGGCTGCTGTGCCAAACCAGAGAGTTATTGAGGTGCAAATGACAGGCTCCATAATAATTCCTCTGTCGAACTGGATCGGTAGATCCTGGGGCcgtctgagctttctgagttggcgcaggaaGAACagtctttgttgtgcctttttaatgacgGCTCTAAGGTCCATTTCAAGTCCTTGGAGGTAATAGaaccccgtggcacgacaaaaccatgctcgtcaaaatagcggtgataaaaccgcgtcgctaaagccgctacatcaccacgcgtcatcaccgccgcaacaacagcgcggcgatggaagggcgctttaaaacagagcggcggcagaaagccgatttaaattaaggtaagggttaggattaggtttagggatttgctttagggttaggtttaggtttaagtttagggttagggttaggtttagggtgctgagtgcttcggaaggcgcggatttgccctccgcgattatgtcatcgcggtagggtcgtgtttttccttagcgcttcgaacggcgcggatttgccctccgcacttatgtcggcgtggataagggcttcgcggttttgtggtggaaccatagaaCCCAGGAGGTTGAAGGCCTCTATTGTTGATATTGGGTTGTCTAATATTGTAAGTAGAACACACGACCCCGGgatcctgcaactgtcataaatacaagccagttttCCTCATGTGACGATGGGGACGCAGGAATAGGTCAGTATTAACTTGGCTTTGTTTATGTCCTGCTAAGTATCTCTATTTGTCCCCGGATCAGACAGAGAAAGGAGGGTTAGTTACCCTAGTTCTTCTCATCCACGCCTTCATGATTGGCCTTCAAGTTGCTTTGCAACTTCTATTAAATTGACATCCTGCAGAGCCAGTGTTGGGAGACCTGCGCCATCTTCTGGTCTGACTGGGGAATTGCATTTTTGGAAAtgcctttcatttttaaattttttattattggaattggaatttattgcacttatatgccgcccttttccccggaggggactcagggcggctcacaactcaagtcagggaagggggtacagataagggataaaaaagacaaacataacaatacacaatttaaaagcacacaacaatcataccattagaggtggggggggggcaacagctctttagccccaggcctgccggaacagccaggttttaagggctttgcggaaggccctggagggtggtgagggcttcgaatctccacggggagtcgttccagagggtcggagcagccacagagaaggctctcctccgggtaatcgccagctggcattggccggcggatggaattcggaggaggcctaatctgtgggatctaatcggtctattggaggtaattaaACATATTTGCCACCCAATCCTGCTACAAAGTGGTCCTTTCAAAGACCGCCAGGACTCAAAGCATCTCAGCCAGGAATGCTGATCCGTACTTCAAACATCCCATGGATTGTTGTATGCTAGAATTGGATAAAAACCtcataataggaaaaaaaaagtcagtggcCGTAAACATGTTAGAAATATTGGAGCCCTGTGGAAATTTTTTCCGGTGCTGTTGtaccttcaaacagtcactaaataattggttgtaagtcaaggattaactgTATTAAACCTGAATAATTTTAACATATTCTTTATTGATATAAGACTGCTCTGAAACAGTTGTAAAAATCTTTCCCTGAGCCAGGATTTCTCCACCTGTTGCATTCTTTTAAttgtgggagttctagtcctcccaccttaaagtttccaaggttgagaaatactgccaaACAAATGCTTCGCTTTGTAACACCACAAAAACTGCAGGCACAAAAATGCAGGCCCTCTCCTGCTGGGCGATCTCGGTGAATCCTTCTGGCCTTTCTTAGGTGGAAATACTGGGATCGGGAAGGCCACAGCGGTGGATCTGGCCCGGAGAGGCGCCCGCGTCATTCTGGCATGCCGCGACAAAGCGAGAGGAGAATCTGCCATGTACGACATCAGACGGGTAAGTGCCTGCCGTGCAGTTTTCATACACATgcgtacacacatacacacatttaaaTTTACATCAGTCTTTCTCATCATGAAGAACACAAGAGAGTCAGCAACacaggaacatcatgaggtaaataaAAACAGCATCAGAGCCCACAGaaaaaaaggcgggaaaaaagggaaactccccctttacaCCTCGGCAACCAATCAGCTACAGCTGTGTGTTCTGGCGCATTGTACATTTTActgttccagctactaaattcaGTATCCGAACTGTTCAGATCCAGCCATTCCCACTTGGCCTGTCCTGGTTCTATTGAAGGCCAGCCGCACTCCTGGAAGTGGTTTTGTTGGATCTGGGTCAGGCAACTGTACAACAACTGTCCAAATGAAACCAGAGACACTGACAGAgattgtagttttatataaataaataaatatatttaacatctacatgtaCAGCAGACAGGAGAGTCAGCAACACAgggacatcatgaggtaaatcaaacAGTATACAGAgcccacagaagaaaaaggcggggaaaaaagggaaactccTTCTTTATACcccagcaaccaatcatagcttagattgcctcatgcaggagcCCACACTCTCCAACCAATCAACTACCACAGTACACTCTACTGTTCCAGCTACTCAATTCAATCTCCCAACAGTTCCGATGAGCCTCAGTCGCATTGCGGACTCTCCGCTGTTCCCCACTTAAAGAGCTTTGCCTTGAATTCTGTCCCGGCCTTTCCTGGGTCTGTGTGATCCATTCGGGTTGTGGTTATTAAAAGTTGCCCATCTTAATCACCATTCCTTGTGTAGACAATAAGAATGTGATGTTTTAGTcggcggtgggattcaaatagtttaacaactggttctcttccctaatgaccagctgggtgggtgtggcagggtggtcatgtgactgggtgagcgtggccaactcgacatcacttccagagaaatgattgtccaatctcttcctaaaaacctccagtgctgcaGCACcgacaacctctggtggcaagccgttccactggtcaattgtcctcactgtcaggaatttcctccttagttccagcttACTTCCCTCCTTGGTCagcttccatctgttgcttcttcccCTGCCTTCAAGGGCTTTGCACGATaggttgagtccctcttctttggggcagccccttaatTAAGCAAACCACTCCAGCTGTTTTGTGAATCATGTGGTGGTTGTGTGAATCCGgcctccccccattgactttgtctgtCAGAAACCTCTTGggatgatgatcacatgacctcatgaCACACCACCATGGTAAATATATGCTGGttcccaagtgcctgaattttgatcatgtgacccctggggatgatgcaatggtcataagtgtgaggtcCAGTCGTAAATCTCTTTTCACAACATTTTGTAACTGAAtgttcgctaaatgaatggttataagtcaaggattgcctgcaTTGTTTTATTACGCACCACCCAGGGAGATTGACGGGAGGTGAGCGGACCTACACAGAAGGTGAGTAAGTCGGGATCCGCCTTTGAACCCGTACTCGATCCTGAGGCTCAGGATTCCTTCTGCTCCTTTTCCAGGAAAGTGGGAACTCGGAGGTGATCCTGATGATCCTGGATCTGGGCAGCCTGGACTCCGTGCGAGCTTTTGCGCAGACCTTCTTAGAATCGGAGCCCCGTCTGGACATCCTCATCAACAACGCAGGTCGGGACAGAGCAGACCCTCCCCCCCAGGGTCTCcgggtggggaagggggaagatggtGGCCATCTCCAGGATTTCCCGTTCCTTTGGGGAtttggtcataactcaaggagcAGCTCTCTTTGGTTgtgcctttttattatttttacgagttactcaaggcagcaaacagctacaacacactttcctcttcctattttcctcacaacaacaaccctttgaggaGGTTGGGCAGAGAGACAGACTgggccaagtcacccagctggcttttgtgcctaaggcaggaccagaactccccatctcctggttatTGGCCAAATGTTTCCCAGTTGGTCTTCATGCCTAAATCAGGATttgaactcatagcctcctgctTTCTAGGCTTCACTATAAATCAAACTGACTTAGCTGACATAAAAATCCTGTTGCcttaacccagaggtgggtttcagccagtcctGTCTGGTTCACATGTACCGGTTGAAAgaatttagtgtgccttcccgTACTGGGGCTTCCAGGGGCCCAGTACCGGAACAGTCCCTCCCCTGACCTCCCCCCGCCCGCTCGCCCACTAGCAGAAGCCTTCTGGGAGGTTTTGGCTGGCACGCTGCAGAGGGAGGATGGGAAATTGCAGAGGGAGAAaattgcatggattccccacccccttcattggaaacaaGGCGGCTGTCAGAGGATAGAGCAGCACATGCCCTTGGGCTTGTCCAACGaatcctcccctcctgttccttcttctgctgtttgaacaagctaCGCGGGTCGTGCTCCCTGTCTTTGACAGctacctcatttccaattgggtgggggagaagaaatccatcttttccgTCCCTCTCCATAAATCCCCgccccaattggaaacaaggcagctgtttaaaaaaagacagtGTGTCCTGCGCGGCTGCGCGGTGTGTACaagcagcaaaagaaggaacaggaaaggAGTTCCACGCGGGGTTTTTCAAACAGAtgaactcccctcctgttccttcttttgctgtttgtacAAGCCACACGagtcacactcccttgtctttcacagccacctcgtttccaattggggcagggatccatggagagggacagaAAAGATGGagttcttctcccccacccccaattggaaacgaggcagcTGTCAGAGAGAAAAGGCAGCGCACGCcacgtgggcttgtgcagcagcggAAGGAGTAGGAGGCGAGGATTTGGCTGTTGCACAAGCCCATGGGCacgcgctgccctcttctctctgacagtcGTCTGGTTAAAAAGCCATCCCCCATGGCGTGTTTCCCTGGGGGGGCTCTGCAGAACATTCCAAGGccaatgccaccacatctgccctcttcagggataggtcctcttcagaaggatgagACCTCCATGGTCTCCCTTGTTTTCCTTGTCATCTGGCTGCAGCCTCACACTGTGGAAAAGATAGGCGCGCACATGCCCCGCACAATTACAGGCCCGGAGAGGGAAACCTCTACACAAGCCCGggtgagtgagaacaagttcccgccTTCCGAAGGCTCCAGGATGAGGGACAGAATCTTCCCTGCAGGACAGTAAAGCTCTTTCcgccagaggcagcaggaccaaagcccctctcccaactggcccttcttcCCTCTGAGGGCGAGGGACCTGGCTGCCCCACTGCCTCTGACTTCCCTCTGAGAATCTCCGCTCTCTGGAGCTGTAATTGTGcagtgtgtgtgcgcacacctATGTTTTCCACAGAGGGTCCCGGATGGGCTCCAGAGTCGCTCCACGCCCCCAGGGAAAAACGCCGCtgccacaggggtgggtttcaaccggttcgcggcggtccccgcgaaccggttggtcagcgaacccggaagtaagtaacttccgggaacggcgaagggcccacccttCCGCctacgctccttacccggttttgacaagttctgcacttccacgcatgcgcaggacgcatacagtgcctgcggccctgcgtgatcctccaggagcagctggaacatcgcacagacgctagtacgcatgcgtgcactgcgcgcatgcacgaggacgccaccggggCGACAAACCCACCCCtatgctgccaggtacttttaactatATATTTTGGTCCTATGTCTGCAGAATACTGCAAAAAACCATAAATACAGGctagttgttgagtgtttcaaatgtgattggaatacTCAACAAGGTgtccacagtatgtgtgtgtgtgtctgtgtgtgtgtgagtgagtgagagcgagagacagacagaggcacagagagagagagggagagacagacagacacacacacacagagggagggaggagatacagagagatagacagagagagagagagagacagaaagagaaaaagagaaaggaagaaagaaaaagaaaaagaaagaaaaagaaagtggagagatgaaagaaagaggaaaaaggagagagagagagacaaaaggaaggaaagagagagagagaaagagaaaagaaagaaaagaaagaagaagaaagaaagaaagaaaggaagaaagaaaagaaagaaagaaagaaagaaaagaaagaaaggaaaaaaaaagaaagaagaaaagaaagaaagaaagaaagaagttatgaccataattgtggccaaaattttggttgctaagcatgaccgttgttaagtcagtttcaccacattttccaaattggccatgcccacctggtcacatgacctccgagccactcccacaaaacaggcctacataataggttctaaaatttattaaaacccACCACCGGCGCACACACTTGATGCGCtctccatgcgcatgcacagtgcaatacaaattgttctgtgaatgcgcagaagcaaaaaacaagattgcAGCGCCTACAGTGCCGTAcgaggaaccggttcaggggcgtggcaggcctgggtcactgctggttccagaaaCCCAGGCCataaaaccactaccggtttgcctgaaccggtagcaacccaccagtGCATTTGGGTACTTCGGATGATCAGGAAGTGATCCATTGTAAGCCAAGTGTCGACCCTGAAGCTGGCATATATGTAGCCATGTTTTATCGTAGTTTATTTCCTATTCTTTCTCCAAGCTTTTTCTAGGTATTCTGTAAGGGGATCTAAGCTTTTCACTGAGTGAAAATTCCGGGGTTTGGTCAGAGCCAGAATTAAATCAAGGCCTCTGTTCCTAACAAAGAGATTTTGATGAAATATGGAAGCCTTGGGATTTTCATTCTGGGGACTCATTACTTGGAAGTGGAACCTTCtcaccaaggactacctgtaatccgcTTATTTATCTGGCAGGAGTCCTTAAGCCTGGTCAAACGGCTGATGGCTTTGACCAGGCCTTCCAGGTCAACCACTTGGCCCACTTCCTGCTCACCCACCTGCTGCTGGACCGGCTGAAGCGCTGCGCCCCGAGCCGGATCGTAATTCTGGCCTCAAGTGCGCACGCCTCTGGGAAGATCGACTTCCAGGCCTTCAACAACCCGGACACATGGATGATCAAGGGCGCAGAATCCTACTGCAACAGCAAACTAGCCAACATTCTCCATGCAAGAGAGTTGGCCAGGCAGCTGGAAGGAACCAACGTCACCTGCTATGCAGTTCATCCAGGTGAGTGGAAGTCCAGCTCCAAGGTGCCCCAAATggcgccacccccccccccaaagtccaGGTGAGGCTCAGTCAGGAATTTCTATCCCACTTAGAGCTCCGATCCCTCTTCAGACCCACCAATTCCctgtacaatagcaatagcaatagcaatagcagacttatataccgtttcatagggctttcagccctctctaagcggtttacagagtcagcatatcgcccccacagactgggtcctcattttacccacctcggaaggatggaaggctgagtcaaccctgagccggtaagatttgaacagccgaactgccgaactagcagtcagctgaaatagcctgcagtactgcaccctaaccactgcgccacctcggctccctacaTCCCTACCAGGCAGGGATGAGACTTGCCCCAGTCTCTTACTCCTCTTCTGCAATTTCTACTCCTTCCGTCCTccaccttcacctcctcctcttcctccttctccttctcttattcctccctccccctcctcctcttacatctcctcctcctctctgcaaaccccctcccttctagcactgatgatgctacctagttgagtaacgaaacgtctgtaagaaacaTGTTGTCCAAAGAGGGCCATGGCTCCCGGTGGGAAATAGTTATTGTACATTTGGGATCTCACCACCATCCATCCCAGACACGTTCTCTCTGCTTTTGATTTCAGGAGTTGTTAAAACCGAAATTACTCGCTCCCATCCCTGGTGGACACTTTGGCTGGTTTGGTCCTCCAAACTGTTCGTCCGAAATAGCGAAGCTGGTGCCCAGACCTCCATCTACTGCGCCACTGAGGAGGGCATCGAGGGGCTGAGTGGGCGGTATTTTGCGGACTGCCAGCCGAAGGTGCCCAGTCCACTGGCCTGTGATGACCAGCTGGCCAAGAAGCTCTGGGAATTCAGCGAGAGGCTGCTGGGACTGACCAGCTAAATATTTCCTCTTTAAATTTGGTCCCTTAATTTTTCTGAGCTGAAGGGAGGAAAAATCACATGGAAAAGCAGACACAAAATCACtccaaaatcacatcagatacttCTACAATTAGTCCAAggcaattctgggagtggaagtccacatctTAAGG
Above is a genomic segment from Thamnophis elegans isolate rThaEle1 unplaced genomic scaffold, rThaEle1.pri scaffold_41_arrow_ctg1, whole genome shotgun sequence containing:
- the LOC116523535 gene encoding dehydrogenase/reductase SDR family member 13-like — translated: MEAAGALGAGVALLLGLYALLYYNFGTATWCRNTVSLRGKTVLITGGNTGIGKATAVDLARRGARVILACRDKARGESAMYDIRRESGNSEVILMILDLGSLDSVRAFAQTFLESEPRLDILINNAGVLKPGQTADGFDQAFQVNHLAHFLLTHLLLDRLKRCAPSRIVILASSAHASGKIDFQAFNNPDTWMIKGAESYCNSKLANILHARELARQLEGTNVTCYAVHPGVVKTEITRSHPWWTLWLVWSSKLFVRNSEAGAQTSIYCATEEGIEGLSGRYFADCQPKVPSPLACDDQLAKKLWEFSERLLGLTS